The Nocardioides humi genome includes a region encoding these proteins:
- a CDS encoding heavy metal translocating P-type ATPase — protein MTLQANTPGALNDVELAIGGMTCASCAARIEKKLNKLDGVSATVNYATEKAKVSYPTTLTPADLVTVVEATGYTAAVPAPVTGDEPTTAEPEPDDRDREAASWRQRLVVSAVLTAPVLALSMIPALQFDNWQWISLTLASPVVVWGAWPFHRAAVTNARHGAATMDTLISVGVTAAWLWSLWALLFTHAGMTGMRMPFDLFPDGEADVHIYLEVAAAVTTFIIAGRYFEARAKRQSGAALRALLDMGAKDVAVLRDGAEVRVPVSQLAVEDRFLVRPGEKVATDGVVEDGTSAVDASMLTGEPVPVEVGPGDVVVGATVNAGGRLLVRATRVGADTQLAQMARLVEDAQNGKAEVQRLADRVSAVFVPIVIALSLATLAGWLLTGHSVTAAFTAAVAVLIIACPCALGLATPTALLVGTGRGAQLGVLIKGPEVLESTRVVDTIVLDKTGTVTTGRMELVQAVPADDVDGDELLRLVGALENASEHPIGQAIATGASQRLEERLPDVEGFTSTQGLGVAGVVDGHAVVAGRPGWLAQEWSQPLGPRLAQVVDAAEQEGRTVIAASWDGETRGVLVVSDAIKPTSAQAVAELKELGLRPVLLTGDNERAARAVAAEVGIDEVIAEVLPADKVAVVERLQRQGRTVAMVGDGVNDAAALATSDLGIAMGTGTDVAIEASDLTLVRGDLRAAVDAIRLSRRTLRTIKGNLFWAFAYNVAALPLAALGLLNPLIAGAAMAFSSVFVVSNSLRLRRFQAVSTQSTETPHLDHDSAKNNLPKVEAGR, from the coding sequence CGGTGGGATGACCTGTGCCTCCTGCGCCGCCCGGATCGAGAAGAAGCTGAACAAGCTCGACGGCGTTTCCGCCACGGTCAACTACGCCACCGAGAAGGCCAAGGTCAGCTACCCGACGACCCTCACCCCCGCCGACCTCGTCACCGTGGTCGAAGCCACCGGCTACACCGCCGCCGTGCCCGCCCCGGTGACCGGCGATGAACCCACCACGGCCGAGCCCGAGCCGGACGACCGTGACCGCGAGGCCGCGAGCTGGCGGCAGCGCCTGGTCGTCTCTGCCGTGCTCACGGCTCCGGTCCTGGCCCTGTCGATGATCCCTGCGCTGCAGTTCGACAACTGGCAGTGGATCTCCCTGACCCTGGCCTCGCCCGTCGTGGTCTGGGGCGCCTGGCCCTTCCACCGCGCCGCGGTGACCAACGCCCGGCACGGCGCTGCGACCATGGACACCCTGATCTCCGTCGGAGTCACCGCCGCTTGGCTCTGGTCCCTGTGGGCACTGCTGTTCACCCACGCCGGGATGACCGGGATGCGGATGCCGTTCGACCTCTTCCCCGACGGCGAGGCGGATGTCCACATCTACCTCGAGGTCGCGGCCGCGGTCACCACCTTCATCATCGCCGGCCGCTACTTCGAGGCCCGTGCCAAGCGCCAGTCCGGGGCGGCGCTGCGCGCCCTGCTGGACATGGGCGCCAAGGACGTCGCCGTACTCCGCGACGGCGCAGAAGTGCGTGTGCCGGTGAGCCAGCTCGCGGTCGAGGACCGGTTCCTCGTGCGCCCCGGCGAGAAGGTCGCCACCGACGGTGTCGTCGAGGACGGCACCTCGGCGGTCGACGCCTCCATGCTCACCGGGGAACCAGTCCCCGTCGAGGTGGGCCCTGGTGACGTCGTCGTGGGCGCGACCGTGAACGCCGGCGGCCGCCTGCTGGTCCGGGCCACCCGCGTCGGAGCCGACACCCAGCTGGCCCAGATGGCACGGCTGGTCGAGGACGCCCAGAACGGCAAGGCCGAAGTCCAGCGCCTCGCAGACCGGGTCTCGGCAGTCTTCGTTCCCATCGTGATCGCCCTCTCCCTGGCCACCCTCGCCGGTTGGCTGCTGACCGGCCACAGCGTCACCGCAGCGTTCACCGCCGCAGTGGCGGTCCTGATCATCGCCTGCCCCTGCGCCCTCGGGCTGGCCACACCCACCGCCCTCCTCGTCGGCACCGGCCGCGGCGCCCAGCTCGGCGTGCTCATCAAGGGCCCCGAGGTGCTCGAATCCACCCGGGTGGTCGACACCATCGTCCTGGACAAGACCGGCACCGTGACCACCGGACGGATGGAACTCGTTCAGGCCGTGCCCGCCGACGACGTCGACGGCGACGAACTGCTCCGGCTGGTCGGGGCGCTGGAGAACGCCTCGGAACACCCGATCGGTCAAGCCATCGCCACCGGCGCCAGCCAACGCCTCGAGGAGCGGCTGCCCGACGTCGAGGGATTCACCTCGACCCAGGGCCTCGGCGTCGCCGGAGTGGTCGACGGCCACGCGGTCGTGGCGGGCCGGCCCGGCTGGCTCGCCCAGGAGTGGAGCCAGCCCCTCGGCCCGCGCCTGGCACAGGTCGTCGATGCAGCCGAGCAGGAAGGACGGACCGTGATCGCCGCCAGCTGGGACGGCGAAACCCGCGGCGTGCTAGTCGTCTCCGACGCCATCAAGCCCACCAGCGCCCAGGCCGTGGCCGAGCTCAAGGAGCTCGGACTGAGGCCGGTGCTGCTCACCGGCGACAACGAACGAGCCGCCCGCGCGGTCGCCGCCGAGGTAGGCATCGACGAGGTCATCGCCGAGGTCCTTCCGGCCGACAAGGTCGCCGTCGTCGAGCGCCTGCAACGCCAGGGCCGCACCGTCGCCATGGTCGGGGACGGCGTCAACGACGCCGCCGCACTGGCGACCTCCGACCTGGGCATCGCCATGGGCACCGGCACCGACGTCGCCATCGAGGCCTCCGACCTCACCTTGGTCCGCGGCGACCTGCGCGCCGCCGTCGACGCGATCCGACTGTCCCGCCGCACGCTGCGCACCATCAAGGGCAACCTGTTCTGGGCCTTCGCCTACAACGTCGCGGCACTGCCCCTGGCCGCACTCGGCCTGCTCAACCCGCTCATCGCTGGGGCCGCCATGGCCTTCTCCTCGGTGTTCGTGGTGTCCAACAGCCTGCGCCTACGCCGGTTCCAGGCCGTCTCCACGCAATCGACCGAGACGCCCCACCTCGATCACGACTCGGCCAAGAACAACCTTCCCAAGGTGGAGGCAGGACGATGA